The [Bacillus] selenitireducens MLS10 genome includes a region encoding these proteins:
- the queE gene encoding 7-carboxy-7-deazaguanine synthase QueE — protein sequence MRKRDGSGWTLTETIPVLEIFGPTIQGEGMVAGRKTMFVRTAGCDYACSWCDSAFTWDGSAKDEIVQMNKDAIWQALNEEAEGLFSHVTISGGNPALLKNLGSFITLLKEKAIDVALETQGSVWQDWFTTIDDLTISPKPPSSRMETDFGVLDDIMTRLREAGRSSQVSLKVVIFDEEDLAYARRVKTRYPDVPFYLQVGNDDTVTDEDKTLRDHLMDRYEWLINETMGDAAFNDAYVLPQIHALLWGNRRGV from the coding sequence ATGCGGAAGCGAGACGGGAGTGGATGGACCTTGACTGAGACGATCCCTGTACTCGAGATATTCGGACCGACGATTCAGGGAGAGGGGATGGTTGCCGGACGGAAGACGATGTTTGTCAGAACCGCGGGCTGCGACTACGCCTGCAGCTGGTGTGATTCCGCCTTTACCTGGGACGGGAGTGCGAAAGACGAGATCGTGCAGATGAACAAAGACGCCATCTGGCAAGCGCTCAACGAGGAAGCGGAAGGACTGTTTTCCCATGTGACGATCTCCGGCGGCAATCCGGCGCTATTAAAGAACCTCGGTTCGTTCATCACACTTCTGAAAGAGAAAGCCATCGACGTCGCCCTCGAAACCCAGGGCAGCGTCTGGCAGGACTGGTTCACGACCATCGATGACCTGACGATTTCACCGAAGCCGCCGAGCTCCAGGATGGAGACGGATTTCGGTGTGCTTGATGACATCATGACCAGGCTCCGTGAAGCAGGACGCTCGTCACAGGTCAGTCTGAAGGTCGTGATCTTCGACGAAGAGGACCTCGCCTACGCCAGACGAGTGAAGACACGCTACCCGGACGTGCCGTTCTACCTCCAGGTCGGCAACGATGACACCGTGACAGACGAGGACAAGACGCTTCGCGATCATCTGATGGACCGCTATGAATGGCTCATCAACGAAACGATGGGCGACGCCGCGTTTAACGACGCCTATGTCCTGCCTCAGATTCATGCGCTGCTTTGGGGGAACAGACGGGGCGTGTAA
- the queD gene encoding 6-carboxytetrahydropterin synthase QueD — MYGFEIVQNLEKIGEDIQKDELKYHSKRVMVSKEFSFDAAHHLHCYDGKCKNLHGHTYRVVFGISGYVDEIGLMMDFGDIKEIWKEDIEVHLDHRYVNQTLPKMNTTAENMVVWIFEQMAGAIEERPKLSKDQGARVEFVRLFETQTSYAEARREWMDLD; from the coding sequence ATGTACGGATTTGAGATTGTGCAGAACCTTGAGAAGATTGGCGAAGACATTCAGAAAGACGAATTAAAATACCACTCAAAGCGGGTGATGGTCAGTAAAGAGTTCAGCTTTGACGCGGCTCATCACCTGCACTGTTATGACGGGAAGTGCAAGAATCTTCACGGGCACACGTACCGGGTCGTCTTCGGTATCAGTGGCTATGTGGACGAGATCGGACTGATGATGGACTTTGGGGACATTAAAGAGATCTGGAAAGAGGACATCGAAGTGCACCTCGATCACCGCTACGTCAATCAGACACTGCCGAAGATGAATACGACGGCGGAGAATATGGTCGTCTGGATCTTTGAACAGATGGCCGGGGCGATTGAGGAGCGTCCGAAGCTGAGTAAAGATCAGGGCGCGCGCGTGGAGTTTGTCCGTCTCTTTGAGACACAAACGAGCTATGCGGAAGCGAGACGGGAGTGGATGGACCTTGACTGA
- the queC gene encoding 7-cyano-7-deazaguanine synthase QueC, translated as MLNEEKALVVFSGGQDSTTCLFWALERFKEVETVTFDYHQRHSQEIEVAEGIAKELGVKNTVLDLSLLNQLSANALTRSDIAIEQKDRELPSTFVPGRNHLFLSFAGVMAKSMGAKHIVTGVCETDFSGYPDCRDVFIKSLNVTLNLAMDDTFVIDTPLMWLNKKETWALADELGALDFVREKTLTCYNGILADGCGECPACELRKNGLDDYLNEKVNG; from the coding sequence ATGTTAAATGAAGAGAAAGCGCTCGTCGTATTCAGTGGCGGTCAAGACAGTACGACCTGCCTGTTTTGGGCGTTGGAGCGGTTCAAAGAAGTGGAGACGGTGACGTTTGACTATCACCAGCGTCACAGCCAGGAGATTGAGGTGGCAGAAGGGATCGCAAAGGAACTCGGTGTGAAGAACACCGTCCTTGATCTGTCGCTATTGAATCAGCTGTCTGCGAATGCCCTGACCCGATCGGATATCGCCATTGAACAGAAAGACAGGGAGCTGCCGTCGACGTTTGTGCCGGGGCGCAATCATCTGTTTCTCTCATTCGCCGGCGTCATGGCCAAATCGATGGGGGCGAAGCATATCGTCACCGGGGTCTGTGAGACGGACTTCAGCGGCTATCCGGACTGCCGGGATGTGTTTATCAAGTCCCTGAATGTGACGTTGAACCTGGCGATGGATGATACGTTTGTGATCGATACGCCGCTTATGTGGCTGAATAAGAAAGAAACCTGGGCGCTTGCTGATGAGCTCGGGGCCCTTGATTTTGTCAGGGAGAAGACGTTGACATGTTATAACGGGATCCTCGCAGACGGCTGCGGTGAGTGCCCGGCGTGTGAGCTCAGGAAGAACGGACTCGATGACTATTTGAATGAGAAGGTGAATGGCTGA
- the tnpB gene encoding IS200/IS605 family element RNA-guided endonuclease TnpB codes for MPNHKAYRFRIYPNREQEVLIAKTIGSTRFVYNHFLAKWNDRYKETGKGLSYNACSAELPQLKREYEWLKEVDSTALQQGLKHLADGLNRFFKKQNKYPRFKSKKNDVQSFKTVGKMRIGGNRLFLPKLGYVKFAKSRDVEGRILSATIRRTPTGKHFIAILAETEIKSFDQTGSAVGIDLGIDHFAILSDGQKIDNERFTKKMEQKLKREQRKLSRRYEQAKKDGKPLHEAKNYQKQKVEVAKIHEKIANQRTDFLQKLSTTIIKNHDVVCIEDLNAKGMLKNKKLSKAISDVSWSAFKAMLLYKAEWHDRTIIKIDRWFPSSQLCSSCGHHDGKKDLSVRSWTCSSCGTHHNRDINASRNILQEGLRVLS; via the coding sequence ATGCCAAATCATAAAGCCTATCGGTTTCGCATCTACCCCAATCGAGAACAGGAAGTCTTGATTGCGAAAACCATCGGATCGACTCGTTTTGTGTACAACCACTTTCTTGCGAAGTGGAACGACAGATACAAGGAAACAGGAAAAGGGTTGTCCTACAATGCCTGTTCTGCGGAACTCCCGCAATTAAAACGGGAATACGAATGGTTAAAAGAAGTAGACAGCACGGCCTTGCAACAGGGGTTGAAACACTTAGCTGACGGATTGAACCGTTTCTTTAAGAAGCAAAATAAATACCCTCGATTTAAGTCAAAGAAGAACGATGTTCAGTCTTTCAAAACCGTCGGTAAAATGCGAATCGGAGGCAATCGCCTTTTCCTTCCGAAACTGGGCTACGTCAAATTTGCAAAAAGCCGTGACGTTGAAGGACGTATTCTGTCTGCCACGATCCGACGAACGCCAACAGGGAAGCATTTCATAGCCATACTTGCAGAAACGGAGATCAAATCATTCGATCAGACAGGATCAGCCGTAGGTATTGATCTTGGCATTGACCATTTCGCTATCCTTTCAGACGGGCAAAAGATCGACAACGAACGATTCACAAAAAAGATGGAACAGAAGCTAAAGCGTGAGCAACGCAAGCTGTCAAGACGCTATGAACAGGCGAAGAAAGACGGTAAACCGTTGCATGAAGCCAAAAACTATCAAAAGCAAAAAGTCGAAGTCGCCAAAATCCATGAGAAGATCGCTAATCAACGAACGGACTTCCTGCAAAAACTCAGTACGACGATCATCAAAAACCACGATGTCGTTTGTATCGAAGATTTAAACGCCAAAGGAATGTTGAAAAATAAGAAGCTGTCAAAAGCCATTTCAGACGTATCTTGGTCGGCGTTTAAGGCTATGTTGCTGTACAAGGCGGAGTGGCATGATCGCACGATCATCAAAATTGACCGATGGTTTCCATCCAGTCAGCTTTGCTCGTCCTGCGGGCATCATGACGGCAAGAAGGATTTGAGCGTCCGATCATGGACGTGTTCATCTTGTGGTACGCACCATAATCGTGACATCAACGCCAGTCGAAACATCCTACAAGAAGGGCTACGTGTCCTTTCATAA
- a CDS encoding extracellular solute-binding protein, whose protein sequence is MGNKMWKAGLAVPACLAVLSACGNDQTEGANENSMEDELVIYSTHAEDMIEMVANAFEEETGVEVTYINLMGELAERVEAEMDNPQADIMFGGASNLFMDLKEKGAFTPTEPVWGESMDPMFKDEDGYWYGTIQTPVSLFYNTDMLSEDELPSDWSDLADDQYEDLLIFRNALSSSARVMYASLLQQYDQQGNLEEGWAFLNDLDANTKAYFDSGTLQMQAIGRQEAAISFSTMNHVLDNQINHDLPIEIIDLESGFPVITDAIAMIDGAPNPNAAEAFLEFAGSAEIQGMLAQEFNRMPTNEEALSLSPDWMQDITFNVMDVDWDHLAEHQADWMQTWDTDVKDSEKDVE, encoded by the coding sequence ATGGGGAACAAAATGTGGAAAGCAGGTTTGGCTGTTCCTGCATGCCTGGCTGTTTTGTCAGCGTGCGGCAACGATCAGACAGAAGGGGCAAACGAAAACAGCATGGAGGATGAGCTCGTCATCTATTCCACCCACGCGGAGGATATGATTGAGATGGTCGCGAATGCCTTTGAAGAAGAGACCGGAGTCGAAGTCACATACATCAACCTGATGGGGGAACTCGCAGAACGTGTCGAAGCGGAAATGGATAACCCGCAGGCCGATATCATGTTCGGTGGAGCGTCCAATCTGTTTATGGACCTAAAAGAAAAAGGCGCGTTTACACCTACGGAGCCTGTATGGGGTGAATCGATGGACCCAATGTTTAAAGACGAAGACGGCTACTGGTACGGGACGATTCAGACGCCCGTTTCGCTGTTTTACAATACCGACATGCTCAGTGAGGACGAGCTTCCTTCAGACTGGTCGGATCTCGCCGATGATCAATACGAGGATCTGCTTATTTTCCGAAATGCCCTCTCTTCTTCCGCGAGAGTGATGTATGCATCGCTTTTGCAACAATACGATCAGCAGGGCAACCTTGAAGAAGGATGGGCCTTCCTGAATGATCTCGACGCAAACACTAAGGCCTATTTCGACAGCGGAACGCTGCAGATGCAGGCCATCGGCAGACAGGAAGCTGCGATCAGCTTCTCAACGATGAACCATGTCCTTGACAATCAGATCAATCATGATTTGCCGATTGAAATCATTGATCTTGAGAGCGGGTTCCCGGTTATCACCGATGCCATCGCAATGATTGACGGCGCGCCGAACCCGAATGCCGCAGAGGCCTTTCTCGAATTCGCCGGCAGTGCAGAGATTCAGGGGATGCTTGCACAAGAATTTAACCGTATGCCGACAAACGAAGAGGCTCTCTCCCTTTCACCCGACTGGATGCAGGACATCACGTTCAACGTCATGGACGTGGACTGGGATCACCTCGCCGAACACCAGGCGGACTGGATGCAAACCTGGGATACAGATGTGAAAGACAGTGAAAAAGATGTTGAATAA
- a CDS encoding ABC transporter permease, with the protein MKRFMMILLTGILIGLVLYPTLNTLLVSLTDDQELSFHHYLYLFSSEGSLEAMLNTLSLGLLTVLICGTIGTFLAFFVHFFDFPFKHLLDKLLLLPLVIPGVIIVFAFIQLYGESGMITKTVEGVFQLDGIPWSFSGLSGILMVHAYTQYIYFYMNVSVAIKQLDRSTIEASVNLGASVFRTFRTVIFPYIRPALIASAMLTFMTGIGSFAAPNIIGGYRVLTTQVLMSKANLFMNLAAAQVMVLALFAVTFYFLARHYEQKSQFQGAVKAVPIKPVHIRSIPLKLILSFTGILTAIMISLPILTIIILSFVKPGTWMIDIFPSAFSFDNYERIFTDRRSFIPFFNSLQMALSAAVMATLIALPAAYLMTRSKIKGRSFLEFLILLPFALPASAVAINLINAYNSALIGTWVILPLAYTISMLPIAVRSIAVSFGRLSETYAQASDNLGAKASQTFMRVTLPLIAPGVWAGFLLIFIASLGEYTLSAFLYNAGNRPVSIAMISHMYHFEIGMSMAYGSLILLGALAGILMLSMLQRKIHG; encoded by the coding sequence ATGAAACGGTTTATGATGATTCTCCTCACGGGGATTCTGATCGGCCTTGTTCTGTATCCAACCCTAAACACGCTCCTGGTCAGCCTCACCGATGATCAGGAGCTCTCTTTTCATCATTATCTGTATCTCTTCTCGAGTGAGGGCTCCCTTGAAGCCATGTTGAATACCCTCTCGCTCGGTCTGTTGACCGTTCTGATTTGCGGGACAATCGGCACTTTTCTTGCTTTTTTCGTGCATTTTTTTGATTTCCCATTCAAACATTTGCTTGATAAGCTTCTGCTTTTGCCACTCGTGATACCCGGAGTAATCATCGTGTTTGCCTTTATTCAGCTTTATGGCGAGAGCGGGATGATCACCAAGACCGTTGAAGGCGTGTTTCAGCTCGACGGTATTCCCTGGTCGTTTTCAGGCTTGAGCGGGATCCTGATGGTTCATGCCTATACCCAGTATATTTATTTCTATATGAACGTTTCGGTTGCCATTAAGCAGCTCGACCGATCGACCATTGAAGCGAGTGTGAATCTCGGTGCCTCTGTGTTCCGAACGTTTCGAACCGTGATCTTTCCCTATATCAGACCGGCGTTGATCGCCTCAGCGATGTTGACATTCATGACCGGCATCGGATCTTTTGCAGCCCCGAATATCATCGGCGGGTATCGTGTCTTAACGACCCAGGTACTCATGTCAAAAGCCAATCTGTTTATGAATCTTGCCGCGGCACAGGTCATGGTCCTTGCTCTCTTTGCCGTCACGTTTTATTTCTTGGCAAGGCACTACGAACAGAAAAGCCAGTTTCAAGGAGCCGTCAAGGCGGTGCCGATCAAACCGGTTCACATCAGGAGCATACCGCTCAAACTGATCTTGTCCTTTACCGGTATACTGACAGCCATCATGATCAGCCTGCCGATTCTGACGATCATCATCCTCTCCTTTGTCAAGCCGGGCACGTGGATGATTGACATCTTCCCTTCCGCGTTCAGTTTCGATAACTATGAGCGGATCTTTACAGACCGCCGCAGCTTTATTCCCTTTTTCAACAGCCTGCAGATGGCGCTCTCCGCGGCCGTGATGGCAACTCTCATTGCGCTGCCTGCTGCCTATCTGATGACAAGAAGCAAAATAAAGGGGCGATCATTCCTAGAGTTTCTCATTCTCCTGCCATTCGCCCTCCCTGCGAGTGCCGTGGCCATCAACCTGATCAATGCCTACAACAGTGCACTGATCGGCACATGGGTGATTCTTCCCCTTGCCTACACCATCAGTATGCTGCCCATCGCCGTCAGAAGTATTGCCGTTTCGTTCGGGAGGCTGAGCGAGACATATGCCCAGGCATCGGACAACCTCGGTGCAAAAGCCTCTCAGACGTTCATGAGAGTCACACTGCCACTGATCGCTCCAGGCGTTTGGGCCGGATTCCTGCTTATATTCATCGCGAGTCTTGGTGAGTATACGCTGTCGGCTTTTCTGTATAATGCCGGCAACCGACCGGTTTCGATCGCCATGATCAGCCATATGTATCACTTTGAAATCGGGATGTCCATGGCCTATGGATCTCTCATTCTCCTCGGTGCTTTGGCAGGGATCCTGATGTTATCCATGCTTCAGCGAAAAATCCACGGATAA
- a CDS encoding protein phosphatase 2C domain-containing protein: MIKTGCTDTIKTRNEDSYGTTKSAAFVMDGASALIEPADPHLQHPVHHFVTWWIDYLTQTLDDKSRSIDAIIEAGIHAYRAAFPESQKHTPLEAVSSTLAIVRQEQDVLHAYVLGDAEVIMAKKNGEIVSVTDPAIQKNDAEVVSLMAQNPNRENEIIYKGFTAEELRLLRKNRLTMNTESGYPILSDDPSAAYRAQEIQVPLASLEDVLLLTDGLYPLYSELTKETLITMARTDGPDVLIKAVRHLELNDQKKETVKRLKTHDDATAVYVSKCSALSGQEE, from the coding sequence ATGATCAAAACCGGCTGTACCGATACGATCAAAACCCGTAATGAAGACAGTTACGGGACGACAAAGAGTGCCGCATTCGTCATGGACGGTGCGTCCGCCCTGATTGAACCTGCGGATCCTCACTTGCAACATCCGGTCCATCATTTCGTCACGTGGTGGATCGATTACCTGACTCAGACACTCGATGACAAGAGCCGTTCGATCGACGCAATTATTGAAGCAGGTATCCACGCATACCGCGCCGCTTTCCCTGAGTCACAGAAGCATACGCCACTCGAAGCCGTCTCATCCACATTGGCGATTGTGCGCCAGGAACAGGACGTCCTCCATGCTTATGTGCTTGGTGACGCTGAAGTGATTATGGCAAAGAAAAACGGTGAAATCGTCAGTGTGACGGATCCGGCCATTCAAAAGAATGATGCCGAAGTCGTCTCCCTCATGGCTCAAAATCCAAATCGGGAAAACGAAATCATCTACAAAGGGTTCACAGCAGAAGAACTCCGTCTTCTGAGGAAGAACCGGCTGACGATGAATACAGAAAGCGGCTATCCGATCCTGTCTGATGATCCAAGCGCTGCATACCGGGCTCAGGAAATCCAGGTACCGCTTGCTTCCTTGGAGGACGTCCTTCTTCTGACAGACGGGCTGTATCCACTCTATTCCGAGTTAACAAAAGAAACTCTCATCACAATGGCACGAACGGACGGACCCGATGTGCTCATTAAAGCCGTACGTCATCTGGAATTAAACGATCAAAAAAAAGAAACCGTAAAACGATTGAAAACACACGATGATGCCACCGCCGTGTATGTGAGCAAATGTTCAGCACTGTCCGGGCAGGAGGAATGA
- a CDS encoding ABC transporter ATP-binding protein — protein MQIDIRNLSCDYDGFRAVHAVNLSIESGEFVAVLGPSGCGKTTLLKALSGLETISEGSIHFDNRRVDTLPPRKRNAVMVFQNYALFPHINVRDNVNYGLKVRSQSKSTHQHLTDRALERVRMTAYKERQIDELSGGQQQRIALARALVVSPDVLLFDEPLSNLDEQLRIDMRQEIRHIQKEEGITSLYVTHDQDEAMAIADRIVVMNDGMIQQIGTPEDIYRNPANLFTAEFVGECNILHETDETITIGRPEDVLYDPKSPEFARVEWVEYKGSLKRIKLTWKDKPVKMDLFTRDHPGLSLAPGESIPIRFDHSKSISLSR, from the coding sequence ATGCAGATTGATATCCGCAATCTGAGCTGTGACTATGACGGGTTCCGTGCCGTCCATGCAGTCAATCTGAGTATCGAAAGTGGCGAGTTCGTTGCCGTGCTCGGGCCTTCCGGGTGCGGGAAAACAACCTTGTTAAAAGCTCTCTCAGGCCTTGAGACGATCTCTGAAGGATCCATTCATTTTGACAACCGGCGTGTGGACACACTGCCCCCGAGGAAGAGAAACGCCGTTATGGTCTTTCAAAACTACGCGCTCTTCCCGCACATCAATGTCAGAGACAATGTTAATTACGGGCTCAAAGTCCGAAGTCAGTCCAAATCCACGCATCAGCACCTCACCGATCGTGCCCTTGAACGGGTCAGGATGACAGCCTACAAAGAGCGGCAGATCGATGAACTGAGCGGTGGCCAGCAGCAACGGATTGCCCTTGCAAGAGCGCTCGTTGTCTCTCCGGATGTGCTGTTATTCGATGAACCGCTCAGCAATCTTGATGAGCAGCTCCGCATCGACATGCGGCAGGAAATCAGGCACATTCAAAAGGAAGAGGGGATCACCAGCCTCTACGTCACACATGATCAGGATGAGGCGATGGCGATCGCAGACAGAATCGTTGTGATGAACGATGGCATGATCCAGCAAATCGGAACACCTGAAGACATTTACCGAAATCCGGCCAATCTGTTCACGGCCGAGTTTGTCGGGGAATGCAACATCTTACATGAAACGGATGAGACGATCACGATCGGCAGGCCGGAAGATGTTCTTTATGACCCGAAAAGCCCCGAATTCGCCCGCGTCGAATGGGTCGAATACAAAGGAAGCCTGAAGCGGATCAAACTGACCTGGAAAGACAAGCCTGTGAAGATGGATCTCTTCACACGGGACCATCCCGGGCTGTCCCTTGCTCCGGGCGAATCGATTCCAATTCGCTTTGACCACTCAAAATCGATCAGCCTTTCAAGATAG
- a CDS encoding GNAT family N-acetyltransferase: MTIQLTALRKDDARDLLAFETENRAYFERSVPGRGEAYYNPETFAVRHQALLDEQDRGEGYFYLIRDGEGAIIGRINAFDLDGDSCSVGYRVAEAHTGKGVAKEAMRQFLISLCEHGFRQVLAKTLADNIPSQRILQKNGFKKTGTGDEGGLLNGEYIVFMYFKRQLAPGIDA, from the coding sequence ATGACGATTCAACTGACTGCATTACGCAAGGACGATGCCCGGGACCTGTTGGCGTTTGAAACAGAAAACCGAGCGTATTTTGAACGGTCTGTGCCCGGGCGCGGAGAAGCCTACTATAACCCGGAGACCTTTGCCGTTCGTCATCAGGCACTCCTGGATGAACAGGACAGAGGCGAGGGTTATTTTTATCTGATCCGGGACGGGGAAGGCGCGATCATCGGGCGCATCAATGCGTTTGATCTTGACGGCGATTCCTGCAGTGTCGGCTACCGCGTTGCGGAGGCACATACCGGGAAAGGTGTTGCGAAAGAAGCGATGAGGCAGTTTCTTATTTCTCTCTGTGAACACGGGTTCAGGCAGGTCCTCGCGAAGACGTTGGCGGACAACATCCCTTCGCAGCGAATCCTTCAGAAGAACGGCTTCAAGAAGACCGGCACCGGGGACGAGGGAGGCCTGTTAAACGGAGAGTATATCGTGTTTATGTACTTTAAGAGGCAACTCGCACCTGGAATAGACGCGTAA
- a CDS encoding DNA alkylation repair protein → MNLTELTNAFEQVKDPHKAEKMAAYMKNQFPFFGVQATERRQITGPLFTSWQVTKKPVDWGFIHELWMMPEREYQYVAMDLLKRMEKKLGPGDLEELKTLIGTKSWWDTVDGLASGPVGRIVKAYPEAVDVMDAWVTDEDLWVRRTAILHQLSYKADTDEDRLLTYCRRHAEDPAFFIAKAIGWALREYGKTNPEAVRDFVHATPLRPLSRREALKHIGSESEA, encoded by the coding sequence ATGAATCTGACCGAATTGACCAATGCCTTTGAACAAGTCAAAGATCCGCACAAAGCTGAAAAAATGGCCGCGTACATGAAGAATCAGTTTCCCTTCTTTGGTGTTCAGGCGACAGAGAGAAGGCAGATTACGGGGCCTCTCTTCACTTCCTGGCAGGTGACGAAGAAGCCGGTGGACTGGGGATTTATTCATGAACTCTGGATGATGCCGGAGCGGGAGTATCAGTACGTGGCGATGGATCTGTTAAAGCGGATGGAAAAGAAGCTCGGGCCCGGGGATTTAGAAGAACTGAAGACGCTCATTGGTACGAAGTCCTGGTGGGATACGGTGGACGGGCTTGCATCAGGCCCGGTGGGACGTATTGTCAAGGCGTATCCGGAAGCCGTGGACGTGATGGATGCCTGGGTCACTGATGAGGATCTCTGGGTCAGGCGTACGGCGATTTTGCATCAGTTGTCCTATAAGGCGGATACCGATGAAGATCGCCTCCTTACGTATTGCAGGCGACACGCCGAAGACCCGGCATTCTTCATTGCCAAAGCGATCGGCTGGGCGCTTCGGGAGTACGGGAAGACAAACCCCGAAGCCGTCCGGGATTTTGTGCATGCCACACCCCTCAGGCCATTGAGTCGACGAGAGGCATTGAAACATATCGGTTCAGAGTCAGAAGCGTGA
- a CDS encoding methyl-accepting chemotaxis protein, with amino-acid sequence MRQPSMKKRIVISIISLFTIVMLTGTYLLYQFLERDIIDSGIDQATLTVEEIAGQAEMIIAENPDNFEPLLQDFVESKAANDAFAYAIVIDREQIEAIAHSDEERIGNTYEDDPYTVSGAAEGNVMTSRFFADLQDTWTYDIMVPITVEGELFGAMDVGVEEQHLTSTMQTLLWVQAAVISGSILLFAIITWFMLQKMFQPMNRLITHCRQIGQGDFTNSIRREGGSKSYQEIDDVEKALDQMQESFVSLISKTIKQSESIAEMSGELHENTSDIERMFDELEHTMNEIATSAEHGAESTEEGTQANLQIAGNLEENSGELDALKESMQEVSSLSEEGKYSIERVFASNELTSNAVSDISEVIQTTKESTDQIEEASKQISSIAEQTNLLALNASIEAARAGEAGKGFAVVADEIRKLAEQSNRFSQDIDTVIDDLSDKTDQSVAIMKKLSDSSDEQTKDIQSASSSFEKIKSGLDDNHRDMNRISKRSEELLKQKDKLIEVMESLSALSEENAAGAQEVTSSIAESVSRLKMTTGRIEELSKLAQDMQGQTSAFRL; translated from the coding sequence ATGCGACAACCATCTATGAAGAAGCGAATTGTCATTTCGATTATTTCGCTGTTTACAATCGTCATGCTCACAGGTACGTATTTGCTCTATCAATTTCTAGAACGGGATATTATTGATTCCGGGATCGATCAAGCAACACTCACGGTAGAAGAAATTGCCGGGCAGGCGGAAATGATTATAGCGGAAAATCCGGATAACTTTGAACCTCTTCTGCAGGATTTCGTGGAATCAAAGGCAGCCAATGATGCATTCGCTTATGCGATTGTCATCGACCGGGAACAGATTGAAGCGATCGCTCACAGCGATGAGGAACGCATTGGCAACACCTACGAGGATGATCCTTATACTGTCAGTGGTGCTGCTGAAGGGAACGTAATGACATCCCGCTTTTTTGCCGATTTACAGGATACCTGGACATACGATATCATGGTCCCGATTACCGTGGAGGGTGAATTGTTTGGTGCGATGGACGTAGGAGTCGAGGAACAGCATCTGACATCTACCATGCAGACCCTATTGTGGGTTCAGGCAGCCGTTATCAGTGGCAGTATTCTTCTTTTCGCCATTATCACATGGTTCATGTTACAAAAGATGTTTCAGCCGATGAACAGGCTGATCACACATTGCCGGCAAATCGGACAAGGTGATTTTACAAATTCGATTCGCAGAGAAGGCGGTTCGAAAAGTTATCAGGAAATCGATGATGTCGAAAAAGCATTGGATCAAATGCAGGAATCGTTCGTCTCACTCATTTCCAAGACCATTAAACAATCTGAGTCAATTGCAGAAATGTCCGGTGAACTGCATGAAAATACGTCGGACATTGAACGGATGTTCGATGAACTTGAACATACGATGAATGAAATTGCAACCTCTGCAGAGCACGGGGCTGAATCGACGGAAGAAGGTACTCAGGCGAATCTTCAGATTGCAGGTAATCTTGAAGAAAATAGCGGTGAACTTGATGCATTGAAGGAGTCAATGCAAGAGGTATCCTCTCTCAGTGAGGAGGGGAAGTATTCGATTGAACGTGTTTTTGCATCAAATGAGCTTACCTCGAACGCGGTTAGTGATATTTCCGAAGTGATCCAGACTACGAAAGAAAGCACGGATCAGATAGAAGAAGCCAGTAAGCAGATCAGTTCGATTGCTGAACAGACAAATTTGCTTGCACTAAACGCATCCATTGAAGCTGCACGTGCAGGTGAAGCAGGAAAGGGATTTGCTGTTGTCGCTGATGAAATCCGCAAGTTGGCGGAGCAGTCCAATCGTTTTTCTCAGGACATCGATACCGTCATCGACGATTTATCAGACAAAACAGATCAAAGTGTTGCGATTATGAAGAAGCTATCTGATAGTTCGGATGAACAAACAAAAGATATTCAGTCAGCAAGTTCCTCATTCGAAAAAATTAAATCAGGACTTGATGACAATCATCGTGATATGAACAGGATTAGTAAACGATCTGAAGAACTTCTCAAACAGAAAGATAAATTAATTGAGGTTATGGAGAGTCTGTCTGCTTTGTCCGAAGAAAATGCGGCAGGTGCTCAGGAAGTGACCTCTTCCATCGCGGAATCTGTTTCCCGTTTGAAGATGACTACAGGCAGGATAGAAGAGTTATCGAAATTGGCACAGGATATGCAGGGGCAGACATCCGCATTTCGATTGTAA